In one Pygocentrus nattereri isolate fPygNat1 chromosome 21, fPygNat1.pri, whole genome shotgun sequence genomic region, the following are encoded:
- the ccdc3b gene encoding coiled-coil domain-containing protein 3, with translation MAARALLALLLLTVSWCARASSSCQLAHDWRPQSEACRAELAEIIVFARVLAVHKEQPYSVYNYLPWQDDAGGLFFSAEIELLCDQAWGSMLEVPAGSRFNVTGLGYFPCYSYSVVENNNYYFFLRMDENYSIIPHGVNFQDPIFPDTPENHRMFASLFQFSNCTAGTQVHMYTPEWEAQEDSRLLCSTVQKALFEEEEKVKTLAQKVKVLEKANNHLRDKVKNMKRLLRQAKRETKEQTVLLKQLHESEPEVPHPDQDTTQDHKPAHKKVLPRKLKN, from the exons ATGGCCGCTCGCGCGCTGctggcgctgctgctgctgaccgTGTCGTGGTGCGCGCGCGCCTCCTCGAGCTGCCAGCTCGCGCACGACTGGCGGCCGCAGAGCGAGGCGTGCCGCGCGGAGCTGGCCGAGATCATCGTGTTCGCGCGCGTGCTCGCCGTGCACAAGGAGCAGCCGTACAGCGTCTACAACTACCTGCCCTGGCAGGACGACGCGGGGGGGCTTTTCTTCTCGGCCGAGATCGAGCTGCTGTGCGACCAGGCGTGGGGCAGCATGCTGGAGGTGCCCGCGGGCTCGCGCTTCAACGTCACCGGCTTGGGCTACTTCCCCTGCTACTCATACAGCGTGGTGGagaacaacaactactacttcTTCCTGAG GATGGATGAAAACTACAGCATTATTCCTCATGGAGTGAACTTCCAGGACCCCATCTTCCCCGACACACCCGAGAACCACCGCATGTTCGCCAGCCTTTTCCAGTTCTCCAACTGCACAGCCGGAACCCAGGTCCACATGTACACTCCTGAGTGGGAGGCCCAAGAGGACAGTCGG ctcctGTGCTCCACAGTGCAGAAAGCCCTGTttgaggaagaggagaaagtgAAAACTCTAGCCCAAAAGGTGAAGGTTCTCGAGAAAGCCAACAACCACCTGAGGGACAAAGTGAAGAACATGAAGCGTCTGTTGAGGCAGGCCAAACGAGAGACCAAGGAACAGACGGTCCTCCTTAAGCAGCTTCATGAGTCTGAACCAGAGGTTCCACATCCAGACCAGGACACTACCCAGGACCACAAACCTGCTCACAAGAAGGTCCTGCCCAGAAAGCTCAAGAACTAG